Proteins encoded within one genomic window of Pedobacter africanus:
- a CDS encoding RNA polymerase sigma-70 factor yields the protein MGQFFMVVYNTLSDGELVVLLKQDDRSAFTEIYNRYWKKLFTTAGQKVFELEEAREIVQNIFISLWERRDSLKIEGSLSAYLSVSVKYRIINSLDKHYIRKKYLDSLPVVSEIDNSTQEWLEFEELKERLSALVADLPEKCRLVFTMSREQGMSQKEIAQELDISEKTVEAHLGKAIKTLKTGLKSFLLSLL from the coding sequence TTGGGGCAATTCTTCATGGTGGTTTACAATACCCTTTCTGATGGTGAATTGGTTGTGCTCTTGAAACAGGATGACCGGAGTGCATTTACTGAAATTTATAACCGCTACTGGAAAAAGCTATTTACAACAGCGGGGCAAAAGGTATTTGAACTGGAGGAGGCCCGTGAAATTGTGCAAAATATTTTTATCAGCTTGTGGGAACGTAGGGACAGTCTGAAAATAGAAGGGAGCCTCTCGGCCTATCTTTCAGTTTCTGTAAAATATCGCATTATCAATTCGCTGGATAAGCATTACATCCGTAAAAAGTATCTGGACAGTCTGCCAGTTGTTTCCGAAATTGACAATTCTACCCAGGAATGGCTGGAATTTGAGGAACTGAAAGAACGGCTGTCAGCTTTGGTTGCCGATTTGCCCGAAAAATGCAGACTTGTATTTACCATGAGCCGTGAGCAGGGCATGTCGCAGAAGGAGATCGCGCAGGAACTGGACATCTCCGAAAAGACCGTTGAAGCCCACCTGGGTAAGGCCATTAAAACATTGAAAACAGGCTTGAAAAGCTTTCTCCTTAGTCTGCTCTAA
- a CDS encoding TonB-dependent receptor: MKKLLRVMRLTIIIMTVFLIQVSAASRAQVTLIEKNARLKTIMESLKKQTGMDVFYNDFNIGRANPVTLNLRNVSLEEALEACFKGQPLTYTIENRTIIIKSREKNFLDRMSGFFTATEIKGRVVDEGGKPVGSASVKVKGYNKVVVTGSDGRFTITVPEEGAMLVISYVGFMTREVAAQQNMTIVMQLDPNKLNEMVVVGYGSTRRKDLTGSVASINVTEVRDVPFATVDQALSGKAAGVQVVQADGSPGGVAKIRIRGGTSLMGGNDPLYIIDGIQVQIQNRYLQSAAEILSPVEGYGPNASQTISGSFARGLNSLGGLNINDIETIDILKDASATAIYGSRAANGVVIITTKKGKHNQKPIFEANYYAGITSPIKEKLLNRDQYIMIMKEAAKNLNDARAALVPALAPDPTATNILTNPDFLGTGNTDWLDLVLRNGITQNADIAVRGGGTGSRYYTSLAYNKNNGTIVGTDFTQIAGKVSLDNEINSRLRINTNLDYGFSTNNLTNGMYSQALFAPPTLDAYNPDGSIKVISANENGTYGFEGYQNPLLLLKGINKSNNMTLLGSLSGEYDILKNLKLKSTVSVNYNNYRQTNYVPSTAQISGSGGYASGSKNGVATQAQSQNVDLFYENTLTWDKQFNENNRINILAGTSWQITRSNSFSASGQGFPDDNYLNNLSSAALTLPSTGISGQNSLLSFYMRANYAWYEKYLFTFTGRSDASSKFPEKNRVGYFPSGGVAWRISEENFLKNVKWISEIKLRASAGYTGTQNIGDNLFYTLYSPVSYAGLNGLAPTQLGNDRIKWESTLQKDAGIDFAFFNSRLSGGIGYYEKSTDGILFPATVARSSGFTGVTANIADIRNRGLELSLRGDFIRSKNIHWSGTFNISGNRSKVLALSNDFSDPANPKTYTYGNNVLKVGEPLGLLWGYRFDGLLRTQAEVDDYKSKNLFAQFGQYPYLGIGDTRYILDPATRFNKSEIIGHAEPKYYGGYTNSLTYKNFSLITLATFSYGGDIYYLADVQNADAGTRTNKGIRILDRWTPENQNTERPRLILGQGTNVTGASNNVYDASFIKLKSVTLSYQLSPLLMKKLKLNTASVYVSGTNLLTITNYPGADPEVSNDPYSLIGGYSDAGGYPTVRQFSFGLRFGF, translated from the coding sequence ATGAAAAAACTATTGCGTGTGATGCGATTAACTATCATCATAATGACGGTGTTTTTGATTCAGGTAAGTGCGGCCAGCCGGGCGCAGGTTACGCTGATAGAAAAAAACGCCAGGCTAAAAACCATAATGGAAAGCCTGAAAAAGCAGACGGGGATGGATGTGTTTTATAACGATTTTAACATTGGAAGGGCAAATCCTGTAACCCTGAACCTGCGGAATGTATCGCTGGAAGAGGCCCTGGAAGCCTGTTTCAAAGGACAGCCCTTAACTTATACCATCGAAAACAGGACCATCATTATCAAAAGCCGGGAAAAAAACTTCCTTGACCGAATGAGCGGCTTTTTTACGGCCACGGAAATAAAGGGCCGTGTGGTGGATGAAGGCGGAAAGCCGGTGGGCTCGGCTAGTGTTAAAGTAAAAGGGTATAACAAGGTTGTGGTAACCGGTTCGGATGGACGTTTTACGATCACCGTGCCGGAAGAGGGTGCCATGTTGGTCATAAGCTACGTAGGTTTTATGACCAGGGAGGTAGCCGCTCAGCAGAACATGACCATTGTCATGCAGCTGGATCCCAATAAACTTAACGAAATGGTGGTTGTAGGCTATGGCAGCACCCGTAGAAAAGACCTTACCGGGTCCGTAGCGTCAATAAATGTGACGGAAGTGAGGGATGTGCCTTTTGCTACGGTAGACCAGGCACTGAGCGGCAAGGCTGCAGGTGTACAGGTGGTTCAGGCCGATGGCTCACCGGGTGGTGTGGCCAAGATCAGGATCAGGGGCGGGACTTCCCTGATGGGCGGAAATGACCCTTTGTACATTATCGACGGCATACAGGTACAAATCCAGAACAGGTATCTGCAAAGTGCGGCAGAAATTCTTAGCCCGGTAGAAGGCTATGGCCCTAATGCCAGTCAGACCATCTCGGGCTCTTTTGCACGCGGATTGAACAGTTTGGGGGGGCTAAACATCAACGATATAGAGACCATAGACATCCTGAAGGATGCATCTGCAACGGCGATTTATGGCTCGAGGGCTGCAAATGGGGTGGTCATCATTACAACAAAGAAGGGCAAACACAATCAGAAACCAATCTTTGAAGCCAATTATTATGCAGGAATCACCAGCCCCATTAAAGAAAAACTTCTAAACAGGGATCAGTACATCATGATCATGAAAGAGGCTGCAAAAAACCTGAACGATGCCCGGGCAGCATTGGTTCCGGCACTTGCACCAGACCCAACAGCCACCAATATTTTAACCAATCCGGATTTTCTGGGTACAGGAAATACAGACTGGCTGGATCTGGTACTGCGAAATGGCATTACCCAAAATGCAGATATTGCAGTAAGAGGTGGCGGTACGGGTTCCCGGTACTACACTTCCCTGGCCTATAATAAAAATAATGGTACCATCGTAGGCACAGATTTTACCCAGATTGCAGGGAAAGTAAGCCTCGATAATGAAATTAACAGTCGTTTACGGATCAATACCAATCTGGATTACGGCTTTAGCACCAATAACCTTACCAACGGGATGTATTCGCAAGCCTTATTTGCACCGCCTACCCTGGACGCCTACAATCCCGACGGCAGCATAAAGGTAATCAGTGCAAACGAGAACGGAACTTATGGTTTTGAAGGTTATCAGAATCCATTGTTGTTGCTTAAAGGCATCAACAAATCCAACAACATGACCCTGCTGGGGTCTTTATCGGGCGAATACGATATCCTTAAGAACCTGAAACTCAAATCTACTGTATCGGTTAATTACAACAACTACCGCCAGACCAATTATGTACCCAGTACGGCGCAGATCTCGGGAAGCGGTGGCTATGCGAGTGGCTCCAAAAACGGAGTGGCCACACAGGCACAATCACAAAATGTAGACCTGTTTTATGAGAACACGCTGACCTGGGACAAGCAGTTTAATGAAAACAACAGGATCAATATCCTGGCCGGGACTTCCTGGCAGATTACACGGAGCAATTCCTTTTCGGCCAGTGGCCAGGGCTTTCCGGACGATAATTACCTGAATAACCTGTCTTCTGCAGCATTAACTTTACCGTCTACCGGTATTTCGGGGCAGAATTCACTGCTCAGTTTTTACATGCGTGCAAACTACGCATGGTACGAAAAATACCTGTTCACTTTTACCGGACGTTCAGATGCCTCCTCTAAATTTCCGGAAAAGAACAGGGTGGGGTATTTCCCCTCGGGTGGTGTAGCCTGGCGTATCTCTGAAGAAAATTTCCTGAAAAATGTAAAATGGATCAGTGAGATTAAACTGAGGGCAAGCGCCGGCTATACCGGTACGCAGAACATAGGAGATAACCTGTTCTATACCCTTTATTCCCCCGTTTCCTATGCCGGACTAAACGGACTGGCCCCAACCCAATTGGGTAACGATAGGATCAAATGGGAGTCTACCCTGCAAAAAGATGCTGGTATTGATTTTGCCTTCTTCAATTCGAGGTTAAGCGGGGGCATAGGGTATTATGAGAAATCTACCGACGGGATTTTGTTTCCGGCAACCGTAGCACGTAGTTCGGGTTTTACCGGGGTAACGGCTAATATTGCCGACATCAGGAACAGGGGGCTTGAACTTTCACTGCGTGGCGATTTTATACGCAGCAAAAACATCCATTGGTCGGGTACTTTTAACATATCCGGCAACAGGTCTAAAGTGCTGGCACTGTCCAATGATTTTTCTGATCCTGCCAATCCGAAAACCTATACTTATGGGAATAATGTGCTCAAGGTAGGCGAACCTCTGGGTTTATTGTGGGGTTACAGGTTTGACGGATTATTGCGGACGCAGGCAGAAGTAGACGATTATAAGAGTAAAAACCTGTTTGCCCAGTTTGGGCAGTATCCTTATCTGGGGATTGGCGACACCCGTTATATACTCGACCCGGCAACACGCTTCAATAAAAGTGAGATCATAGGGCATGCCGAGCCAAAATATTATGGGGGGTATACCAATAGCCTTACCTATAAGAACTTCAGTCTGATTACGCTGGCCACTTTTTCTTATGGCGGTGACATTTATTACCTGGCGGATGTACAAAATGCAGATGCGGGTACCCGTACCAACAAGGGCATCAGAATATTGGACAGATGGACACCGGAAAACCAAAATACCGAAAGGCCAAGGCTGATCTTGGGCCAGGGTACCAATGTGACCGGAGCGAGCAATAACGTATATGACGCTTCTTTTATCAAGCTGAAATCTGTAACACTGAGTTACCAGCTTTCCCCTTTGCTGATGAAAAAACTGAAACTAAATACAGCTTCTGTATATGTTTCAGGAACTAATTTGCTGACCATTACCAATTATCCCGGAGCAGATCCGGAGGTAAGTAATGATCCGTACAGCCTGATTGGGGGCTATAGTGATGCAGGGGGATACCCAACAGTAAGGCAGTTTAGTTTTGGACTTCGTTTTGGATTTTAA
- a CDS encoding FecR family protein yields the protein MKHPDNKERYSYLSNKWKNGAATKTEEKELMDWLNAYAVQLEVPRHFSASESDLRKEIYSNISRAIAEKPKRLKLWWKGIAAAAVLLIAFAALFLYINQGPATLLTYQHNIRPGHNSATLTLANGKKIKLSDQVSGEIIKEAGVFIHKDRDGKLVYSMGNAYSAPGDAPRFNTLSTSTGETYQVHLPDGTDVWLNAGSSIKYPANFAMGTERRVSLSGEAYFEIAKNKDRPFFVTTDKQEIKVLGTHFNLSSYEDEPITKTTLLEGSIGLRALNREETAVLKPGQQAILSSENLSLSHTDAEKSIAWKNGKFEFVSEDIGSILRQIARWYDVEIVYKDELLNRQFSGSFSKFDNVAKVLRTIELTNDVHFKIEGRRILVMK from the coding sequence ATGAAGCATCCCGACAACAAGGAACGGTATAGCTACCTTTCAAATAAATGGAAAAACGGAGCAGCAACCAAAACCGAGGAAAAAGAACTGATGGATTGGTTAAATGCTTATGCAGTGCAGCTGGAGGTACCCCGGCATTTTTCTGCATCCGAGTCAGATCTGCGAAAAGAAATCTACAGCAATATCAGCCGGGCAATAGCAGAAAAGCCAAAAAGACTGAAGCTTTGGTGGAAGGGGATCGCGGCAGCGGCTGTATTGCTGATCGCATTCGCTGCGCTATTTCTGTATATTAACCAGGGACCTGCCACATTGCTTACCTACCAGCACAACATCAGGCCGGGGCATAACTCCGCAACGTTAACCCTTGCCAACGGCAAAAAGATAAAGCTATCTGATCAGGTTAGCGGCGAAATTATAAAAGAAGCTGGTGTATTCATCCATAAGGACAGGGATGGGAAACTTGTGTACTCGATGGGGAACGCCTATAGTGCACCCGGAGATGCACCACGTTTCAATACGCTTTCAACCAGTACCGGCGAAACTTACCAGGTACATTTGCCCGACGGAACAGATGTTTGGCTGAATGCGGGATCCTCAATAAAATATCCTGCAAACTTTGCGATGGGGACAGAACGCCGCGTTTCCCTATCCGGTGAAGCTTATTTTGAAATTGCAAAAAATAAGGACAGACCTTTTTTTGTTACTACAGACAAACAGGAGATTAAGGTATTGGGCACCCATTTTAACCTAAGCAGTTATGAAGATGAGCCCATAACCAAAACTACTTTACTGGAAGGAAGTATAGGTTTGCGTGCTTTAAACAGGGAAGAGACTGCAGTCCTGAAACCTGGTCAGCAAGCCATTCTCAGCAGCGAGAACCTAAGCCTTAGCCATACCGATGCAGAGAAATCCATAGCCTGGAAAAACGGGAAGTTTGAATTTGTAAGTGAAGATATTGGAAGCATCCTCCGCCAGATTGCGAGATGGTATGATGTGGAAATTGTTTACAAAGATGAATTACTGAACAGACAGTTCAGTGGCTCGTTCAGCAAATTTGACAATGTGGCAAAGGTGCTGCGCACAATAGAGCTGACCAATGATGTACATTTTAAAATTGAAGGAAGGAGGATCCTGGTGATGAAATAG